The following is a genomic window from candidate division KSB1 bacterium.
TTACGCCGGCTATTGGGCTGGGGTACCCATTCTCCGTTTCGAGTTAGATAATTAAACGTTTGCACCTCGTATACAATGTCAGTGTTCACACCAACAATAGACTTTTCGACTCTATTTATGCCGGATTTTATTTCATCCGAGAATAAGGAAAAACCGATCTGAGGTTGAGCTACCTGACGAGTACAAGCCAGTATTGAGCACAAAAATAGCGGTAAGAGAACTACTTTGGATTTCATTTTGAAATATTTGAGGAATGCTTCACTTTTATAATTTGTGGAATTAGCCTTTGACTAAAGGCCTGCAACTCTTTTTCACCTAATCGAGCTAACTCTTTCTGCCCCTCCTTAATGATTTTCACAAGATATTTAACGTCGATCTCCAAAAAAACAGGCTGAAAGGGCTCCAGTTTCCAGAGAGCGTTTCGAAAATGTTTTTCTACGCCATGGTAAATATTGCGACGCAGTTGATGTAACCCTGCTGCAACTTGAATCAGCCCCTGGAAAAAAAATCGGCTGTTTTCGGAATGCCGCTTCCAAATTTCTTCCCA
Proteins encoded in this region:
- a CDS encoding DUF309 domain-containing protein; translated protein: MSDQDWEDFNDGIVLFNSGKFWESHEAWEEIWKRHSENSRFFFQGLIQVAAGLHQLRRNIYHGVEKHFRNALWKLEPFQPVFLEIDVKYLVKIIKEGQKELARLGEKELQAFSQRLIPQIIKVKHSSNISK